The proteins below are encoded in one region of Thermoanaerobaculum aquaticum:
- a CDS encoding PH domain-containing protein has product MHTKEGLWGDTTSFPLKGLRESKVVRVSGGTRLSGKQSAGYCAGWFTYPELGKVWQVTDCGEDVVLLAFSSGVRVLLAPQDPEAFLAAVSHRQQASFALRVNPQAKRGIAWDLVVLVLLLPIAIAVWVLALIHKGPARLAYAFEPGFLLVRTFALLKRFDLQGATAQVVEPRGLARL; this is encoded by the coding sequence GTGCACACCAAGGAGGGACTTTGGGGAGACACCACGAGTTTCCCCCTAAAAGGCTTGCGGGAAAGCAAAGTGGTTCGCGTTTCCGGGGGAACAAGGCTTTCCGGGAAGCAGTCCGCCGGTTACTGCGCAGGTTGGTTTACCTACCCTGAGCTAGGCAAGGTTTGGCAGGTAACCGATTGTGGCGAGGACGTGGTTTTGCTCGCTTTTTCTTCCGGTGTCCGGGTGCTGCTGGCGCCCCAGGATCCCGAAGCTTTCCTGGCCGCCGTTTCCCACCGGCAACAGGCGAGCTTTGCCCTGCGGGTCAATCCCCAGGCTAAACGGGGCATAGCTTGGGACCTAGTGGTGCTGGTATTGCTGCTACCCATAGCCATTGCCGTATGGGTCCTGGCGCTCATCCACAAGGGACCAGCGAGACTTGCCTACGCCTTCGAGCCCGGTTTTTTGTTGGTTCGCACCTTTGCCCTCCTCAAACGCTTCGACCTCCAGGGGGCCACCGCCCAGGTGGTGGAGCCCCGCGGTTTGGCGCGCCTTG